A region of the Amycolatopsis sp. cg13 genome:
CAGTCCGGAACGCTGAGCGGCTCACCGGCGGAGAGCGCTGCTTGCAGGCGCCGCCCGTCCTCGTACAGACCAGCCAGGCCCTGGAAGCCCATCGCCACCGCGAGTTCATCGGTGCAATGCGCTGGGCCGCTCCACTCACCCAGTCCACGAGACAGCACGGCGCGCTCGTCGTCAGCCAGCTCGATCGCCACCAGTTCGTTCACCGGCGAATCATGCCCCGAACGCCCACGCCACCATCAGTGGGAACTCTTCGCACCAGAACGCGCCACCGTGCGATCCGGCTCGCTCGGTCAAGACGACGTCCGCCCCGGCGTCGCGCAACGCGTCCGCCCACCGGGTCGCGTTCTGGAGGAAGAACGGTTCCTGCGTGCCAGCGACGAGGTACGTGCGCGGAAGCGTCGGCAGGTCAGCGGGCGGTCGATAACCGCCTCCGGGCGAGGCGCACAAAACCGTGCCGTAGCCGTCCGGATGCCGAAGCCCCAGGGCCAGCGCCAATTCTCCACCGGCCGAGACACCGCACACCGCGGTGCGCTCGGCGGGCAACGCCACTCCGAACCTCGATCGCACCCAGTGGCGGACGTCCCGGCGGAAAAACCTCTCGTGCGCCGAGAATCGCTCCGAATCGAAGCCCGGCGAGTACTCCTGAAGCCGCAGGGTCTCATCGGCCGAGCGGTGCACACCGACGATCATCGTGGGCGGCACGTCCGCGGCCTCGAGGTCAGTGCCCCACTGCGAGATCAACTCGCCGTCACCGGCGAACACGACCGCCTCGGGCCGATCCGCCGGGACGTAGACCGTGACCTCGCGACCGGCGTCGTATTCGAAGGTCTCGGTGACCAGTTCGCCCGCGAGCGCCATCGTCGGCTCCTCCGGTCAGGCTCGAAGCCAGCGGATTTCCTCGTCGCCGGTTCGCGGCCGGCCGGGAAACGACACCGGGGCGGCACCGCGTCCTGCGGTGCCGCCCCGGCGAGGCGAGAACGTCCGGTCAGGCGACCCGGCGCGCGCCCACGTACTGGCTCTGCAGCGGCGAGATCTTGACGACGTCGCCGGTGGTCGGCGCGTGCACCATCATCCCGTTGCCGATGTACATGCCCACGTGCGAAACCGGCGTGTAGTAGAACACCAGGTCGCCGGGCTGGAGCTGGCTGCGCGGGACCGGCGTGCCGGTCTGGCTCTGCGCCTGGCTCGAACGCGGCAGCGAGACGCCCGCCTGCTTGTAGGCCCACAGCATGAGACCGGAGCAGTCGTACGAGCTCGGCCCGGTGGCGCCCCACTCGTAGGGCTTGCCCCGCTGGCTCAGCGCGGCCTGGACGGCGGCCGCCGCGGCCGGGCCGGCGTTCGCGAGGTCCACCGAGATGTCGCCGCCGGTGTCCTTCTGCGCGTTCCGATCCGCCTGGCTCAGCGCCGACGTGGTCTTCTTCAGCTCGGCGACCTGGTCGTCGAGCGTCTTCTTCTTGGCCGTGATGTCTTCGGTCAGCTTCGCGGCCGCGTCGCGAGCCGCGGTGGCCCGCTGCGCGGCGTCGGCTGCCAGCTTCTCGGCGGCCTTCGCCTGGTCGACCGCGCCCTGGAGCTTCTCGAGCGCGGCGGCCTTCTGCGACGCGATCTGGTCCAGCGCCGCCGAACGGTCGAGGAACTCCTGCGTCGACGTGCCCGCCAGCAGCGCGGACAGCTTGTTCATCTGCACGCCGGACAGGAACGACGCGTTCGCGAACTTGTCGACGTCGACCTTGTACTTCTTCTCGTTCTCGGCGGCCTGCGCGGAGAGGTTGTGGGCGTTGCCCACGTCTCCGTTGGCCTTGTCGAGGTCGCCTTGGCGCGCGGACAGGTCGTCTTTGGCTTTGAGGAGGTCCTCGTTCGCCTTCTCCGCCTGCGCCGCGAGGTCGCGGTACTTGGCGAGAGCGTCCGAACCGGAGTCCGGCGGGGCCTGGAGGACGGGGAGGGGGGAAGCGGCTGCGGTGCCCGCTGGCTGCGCCGCGGTGACGATAGCGATCACCGAGGCGGCCGCGAGGGCGCCTGACACCACGCGCTTGACTGGATGCGACTGCACGGCCGCGCGGGTCTCCTTTGCTCGTCGGGCCGCCGTGGCCGGAACCCCGGCGCGGAAGAGGTCGGGGGCCCTCTTCGCGCACGCTGCCCGTCCGCGTTCCGGCCGTCGTGTTCCACAACAGCTTTTCCGCGCACGGTGGTTGGTTCCAGCTCTGACTCCCCGACAAAGCCGAACCGGCGGCGATCCCGCGTCGCCGTCGTCCGACAGCTGCCTGGCGCGAGATCTCGGCCAGGTTACGAAAAGACCGTCGGCGCGTCCACCGGGCCCCCCGTAAAAACTCTCCGTAGTCCGGCGAAACACCATCGGACCAGCAAGGCAGTCCAATGTGACTTAGACCACACGCCGTGGCAGCACAAACGGCCCTCTCCGTTACTTACCGTTTACCGCACCGAGGCGACCGCTCGGCGAGTCAGTGTCACCCACTGGTGTCACGCCGACCTACTGTCGGTCTCCGGAACCAGGCGCAGCCGCGGCACCATCCCCGCCTCGGCGAGCGCGTCGACAGCTCGCCGTTCGTCCGCGTCCCAGACGAGCCCGACCGGCGGCCCGAGCAGCACGCTGACCACGCAATCGGCACACGCCGCCCCGCGCACCGCACACCGGTCGCAATCGACGACGAACGTGTCGATGTCCTCGACCGCGACGTCCACCGCACCAGCCGGACGCCGCTCTTCCTGGTGGGAGGTAACGGGTTTCGCCCGCTTCGCGCTCCGCGACGCGCCCGAGCGCCGCCGCGCCGAGAGCCGGGACCGGGCAAGGTCGGCAGGCTCACCCGTTCCCGCCGGGTCGACGGCACCCGTTCCCGCCGGGTCGACGGCCTCCGTCTCGTCGAGCGCACCAGGCCGCGCCCGCTCCGGCACGGTTGGCGAGCCCACAGCATCAGCTCCTGTCCCCAGCCGCGTCTCCACCTCTCCCCCGGCACCCGACAGCCGTACGTGTTCGCCCACGCCAACCGAGCCCACAGCGCCCGTTCCAGACGGCATCTCTCCAGAACCCGGCAGCCGCACCGGCTCGCCCACGCCAACTGAACCCGCGGCATCAGCCGCTTCCTCTGCTCCCGGTAGCGTCCCCGCGCCGATCCCCTCGCCAGGCCGCCGCAAAGCAACAGCCGTCCCATCAGCGCACCCGCCGGAACCAGGCGAAACGCCGCTTTCCCGGCGCGCCTCCAAATCCCGGTCCCGCGTGGCCGGACTCACCTCAGTGGCAAGACTCACCGAAGAACCCGCCCCGCCCGGGTGACCGCCCCGGTCCGGCGGCCGAGACCGCTGAGCCGCCCCGCCGTCGACACCGGCGCCCCGATCCCCCGGACCCGCCGCGAAGCGAACTTCTCCGCTGACCCCAGCCGAGCCCTCCGCACGCACGCCGTAACCGGCCCCGAACCGCTCCTGCTTGTTCTCGCTCATCGCCGAGCCTCCGTTCCTCCGAGAAGTCCCCGGACCGGTTCCGGGAATCGCCTCGGGAACAAACGGTAGGAAGCACCACCGACAATTTTCGGGGCCCGCACGTCGGGCAGGGTCAGACTCGACCCAATCGGCTGACGAGCACGGCCGACGGAGCGGGGTGCGCACCGGCCGCGCGGACCGAATCCGCGACCGCCCGGTCGGACGTCGCGACGACCATCGGACGGCCCTTCGGCTCGGCCGCGACCAGGGACCGGATCACGTCGTCGGCGAGCACCCCACGCTCGGAGAACAGCACTCGCACCCCGCGCGGCACGGCGGCGGGCACCGACAGCACGCCGGCCCCGTCGAAGACCACCGTGACCTCCGCCGACGTGCGCGCCGCCAGCGCCGAGAGCTGATGCACCAGCCGATCTCGCTGGTCGGCCAGCGCCAGCTCCGGATAACCCGTTTTGGTGACGTTGTAGCCGTCCACGATGAGATGGACGTTCGGCAACGCCAGATGCCGGTCGAGCGCCGTGACGTCCTGGATCCGCCCGCCAGGGCCGAGCCCGGACCGCGCGCCGCTCACCATGTCGGCAGGGCGCGCGCCGCGGTCGCCCAAAGCGAGTTCACGACGCAAGCCGTGCACGGCACCGTCGATGGTGTCCACCAGCAACGCCAGCCGGACCTCGTCGGCCTCCCTGGCCTCGCGCGCCGACTGCCGGGCCATCTCCGCGTCCGCGACCGCCCGTTCAGCACGGGCTCGTTCGGAAGCGACCCGGCGGCGTTCCCGGTCGAGCTGCACGTTCAGCGTCTCGATCTCGCGTTGCCGCGTCGCTCCCCCGTCGGCCAGCTCGGCTCGCGCAGCCTCGGCCGCGTCCTTGGCCTGCCGCAGCAGCACGCCCTGCTCACGCAGCCGGCGCAGCAGCTTCTCGACCTCGGCCTCGCGTTCGCCGCGCACGCTCTCGACCGCTCCGCGCGCCTCTTCCAACTCAGCGCGCAGCTCGGCGAGTTCGGCTTCAAGACGTTGATTCCGGGCCAGCGCCGCGTCCCGCTCAGCGCGCAACGCGGTTTCTTCGGCGTTCTTCGCGACCAGCCGCACGCGTCCGGCCGCACCGGATTCACCGAGCAGGACCGCGGCGGCAGCGGCCGCGACGGAGTCCGAAACGTTCGGGTCGAGTGCGTCTGTCCGGTGCTCGCGCAGCCATTCCAAGACCGCGGTACGGAACTGCGCGGAATCCCCCAACGCGGTCAGCAGCGCCGTGCCGCCGAGCTTCGCGCGCTTGGCCGGAGCGAACTTCGCGACCGGCCGCAGCTGCCTCGGCACGTCCGCGACCGGCAGTTTCGCCACCGCGGCCGCGGCCAGTTCGGCGATGCGCTCGCGCACCGCCTCCGGCAGGCTCGTCCACGACGACGGTTCCGGACACGTCCCCGTTTCCGGGACCTCGACGTCCTCCTCCGCCCGCGCCGGAACCGCCGAGGGGCCGACGGCCTCCGCGGCTTCTTCCGGTTCGACGGGCTGAGGGTGCATTGGTCCAGGGTAGGCCCCGCCGCCGGATCCCGCGCCGCACCGGCCCGTTCCGCTGGTCACCATCGGGCCACGGGCGGCGCGCGCGAAGATTGTCGGTGGTCGGGCCTACTGTGCGCGATCATGGAGACCCGACCGAGGCCGGACCAGGTTCAGCTGGCGTTCGACGAGCTCGGCACCCCGCTGCGGGACACCACGTTCGTCGTGTTCGACCTCGAAACCACCGGCACCAAGCCCGGCCCGGACGGGATCACCGAGATCGGCGCGGTCAAGGTCCGCGCCGGACAGGTGCTGGGCGAGTTCGCGACGCTGGTCAACCCGGGCACGCCGATCCCGCCGCAGATCGTCGAGCTGACCGGGATCACGCAGGCGATGGTCTACGACGCGCCGCGGATCGAACGCGTGCTGCCCGCGTTCCTGGAGTTCATCGCGGGTGCCGTGCTGGTCGCGCACAACTCCGGCTTCGACACCAGCTTCATGAAGGCGGCCTGCGAGGGACACGGCTACGTCTGGCCGCGCCCCACCGTCGTCTGCACGGTGAAGCTCGCGCGCCGGGTCATCCCGCGCGAAGAAGCGCGAAGCTACCGGTTGTCCTCGCTGTCGATGCTGCTCGGCGCGCGCACCCGGCCGACGCACCGTGCGCTCGACGACGCCCGCGCCACCACCGACGTCCTGCACGCGCTGCTGGAGCGCGTCGGCAACCTCGGCGTCCACACCGTCGAGGAGCTGATCGACTACCTCCCGAACGTCACGCCAGCCCAGCGTCGCAAACGAAACCTCGCCGCCGACCTCCCGTCCCGGCCGGGTGTGTACCTCTTCAAGGGACCACGCGACGAAGTGCTGTACGTCGGCACCGCGCGGGACCTGAGACGGCGTGTGCGGACTTATTTCACCGGTTCCGAAAGCCGGGGCCGGATCCGGGAAATGGTCGCGCTGGCGGAGCGGGTGGACGCCATCGAGTGCGCGCACTCCCTTGAGGCGGAGATCCGCGAGCTGCGGCTGATCGCCGCGCACCGGCCGGCGTACAACCGGCGTTCGAAAAACCCGCACCACGGCTGGTGGATCAGCCTTACCGACGAGGCTTTCCCACGGCTTTCCGTGGTACGCCTGCCGCGCGCAGGCACGCTCGGACCGTTCCGCAGCCAAGCCGACGCGCGCACCGCCGCCGAGACCCTTGCCGACGCCTCCGGCTTGCGCACCTGCACGCAACGCATCTCGGCCACCTCCGCGTCCGGCACGCCCTGCGTTCTGGCGGAGCTTGGTCGTTGCGGAGCGCCGTGTGCGGGGCGGCAGACCGTCGACGACTACTCCCCCGCCGTGGAAGCCGCTCGTGGGCTCATCGCTGGTCACGACGGCCGCCCGTTGCATCTGGCCGCGGCGAGGCTGGAGGAGATGGCGGAGCGAAGGCATTACGAACAGGCCGCCCGGCACCGCGACGAACTGGCCGGGCTGGTCCGTGCCGTCGGCCGCGCGCATCGGCAGGCCGCGCTCGCGTCGGTCGCGGAACTCATCGCGGCCGCTCCGGATGGCAATGGTGGCTGGGAGCTGTCCGTCATCCGTTACGGCAGGCTCGCTTCCGCTGGGGTCGCGCGCCGTGGAGTGCCGCCGATGCCGGTGGTCGAATCCCTGGTCGCCGCAGGGGAAACTGTACTGCCTGGGGATGGGCCATTGCGCGGCGCTCCCGGCGAGGAGGTCGGGATTCTGCTGCGCTGGCTCGCCCGGCCTGGGACCCGGCTTGTCCGTACTACGCGACCGTGGGCCGAGCCTGCCGCCGTCGCGGGATGGCAAGCCTGGCTGGCCAGAGTCGCCGACGCCCGTTCCCTGGAACATGTCGCAGGCTGACCGCCCCGCCACGGCGTCCTCGGGGGCGTTCCCGGCTACGATCGCGCTCGAGTAGTTACCGCCAGCAAGTGGGAGGAACGCTGTGATCACGGCGATCGTGCTGATCAACGTAGAGGCCGAGGAGATCCCGCAGGCCGCGCAGGCGATCGCGGACCTCGACCAGGTGTCCGAGGTCTACTCGTGCGCCGGGGACGTCGACCTCATCGCCACCGTGCGCGTGCAGGCCCACGAGGACCTCGCCGACCTGATCCCGGGCCGCATCGGCAAGGTCCGCGGCGTGCTCGACACGGTCACCCACATCGCGTTCCGGTCCTACTCGCGCGCCGACACCGATTCCGCGTTCGAGATCGGCGTCGAAGGGGCCTGACCCGCCGGGAATTGTCGTACCCCCGGGCTAACGTCCGGGGCATGACGACACTGCGGTTGGCGGAGGTCACCAGCGACAACGTGGGCGCGGCCTGCGATCTGTCGGTGGCGCCCCACCAGGAGCATTACGTGGCCCCGGTCGCCCGGTCGCTGGCGGAGGCCTACACCCAGCCGGACACGGCCTGGCCAAGGCTGGTCTACGCCGGGGACGACCTCGTCGGCTTCGTCATGGCCGCCTTCGATCCGGGCTGTCCGATCGACTACTTCCGGTGCGGCGTCTGGCGGTTGAACATCGCCGCCGAGCACCAGAAGAAGGGCTACGGGAAGTTCGCTGTCGAAGCGGTGCTGGCGGAGGCACGTCGGCGCGGGAACGAGTCCGCGACGGTGCTTTGGGAGCCAGGCGAGCACAGCCCGGAGCCGTTCTATCTGCGGCTGGGTTTCCAGCCCACCGGCCAGATTCACGAGGGCGAGGTCGTCGCGCGCATCCGGCTCTGAAGCCCGCGGGCCGCGCTACCGTACTTCGCATGACGACCCTGCGTCTGGTCGAAATCACGGTCGACAACGTGGAAAAAGCCTGCGATCTCAAAGTGGCGAAGCACCAGCGCGACTACGTTTCCTCGGTCGCCCGCTCGCTCGCCGAAGCCTACGTCCAGCCGGACATCGCCTGGCCGAGGCTGGTCTACACCGGGAAGAAACTCGTCGGCTTCGTCATGGCCGCCTTCGACCCGGACAACCCGACCGACTACTACCGCTCCTACCTCTGGCGGCTGAACATCGCGGCCAAACACCAGAAAAAGGGCTACGGCCGGTTCGCGGTCGAAGCCGTCCTGGCTGAAGCTCGCCGCCGCGACGCCGAATCCGTCACGGTCAGCTGGATGCCGGGCAAGCACAGCCCACAACCGTTCTATCTGAAGCTCGGCTTCAAGCCCACCGGCGAGATCGACGAAGACGGCGAGATCGTCGGCCGCATCCAGCTCTAAGCAACCACAGCAAGAAGGCCCCTCCCTCGCGATGAGGAAGGGGCCTTCCGGCTTGACCAGAAAGGACTCAGTGCCCGGAACCGACCTCGGTCGACTCCTCGGACCCTTCGACCTGCGCCTTGCCGTTCCCGTGGCCGTTGCCGCGAGCGCGGTCGAGCGCCTTCGTCTCTTCCGCCGGGTCCGGCGTCCAGATCGAACCGGGGACGGCGTGGCCCGCGGTGCCGAGCTTGTTCATCTTCTTCGGCACCGCCGCGCCCTGGTACTCGAGCGGGATGGCGTGGCCGTGGCTGTCCGTGCCGCCCAGCGGCTGGTGGATCTCGATGAACTCGCCGTGCGGCAGCCGCTTGATGATGCCGGTCTCGACGCCGTGCTCCAGCACTTCCCGGTCGGACCGCTGCAGGCCAAGGCAGATCCGGTAGGTGAAGTAGTACGCCAGCGGCGGCACGATCAGCACGCCGATGCGCCCGGCCCACGTCGTCGCGTTCAGCGAGATGTCGAACTGGTCGGCGATGATGTCGTTGAAGCCGGACAGCTCGATCACCGCGAAGAACCCGAGCGCCATCATGCCCAGCGCGGTGCGGACCGGTGCGTCGCGCGGACGCTGCAGCAGGTTGTGCGCCGCGTTGTCCTTGGACAGCTTGCGTTCCAGGAACGGATACCCGAGCAGCAGCGCGAACAGGATCGGCATGCCGATCGCGCCGGGGAAGAACACCGCCGGGATCGTGTAGTTCCCGAGATAGACCTCCCAGGCAGGCCAGATCCGGAGCATGCCGTCGGCCCAGGCCATGTAGAAGTCGGGCTGGGACCCCGCGGACACCATCGACGGGTTGTACGGGCCGAAGTTCCACACCGGGTTGATCTGGAACAGGCCGGACATCAACGCCAGCACGCCCACGACCAGGGTGAAGAACGCGCCGCCCTTGAGGGCGAAGTACGGCATGATCCGCACGCCGACGACGTTGGTCTCCTTGCGCCGCACGCCGGGGAACTGGGTGTGCTTCTGGTACCAGACCAGCGCGAGGTGCGCGCCGATCAGCGCCAGCATGATGCCCGGGACCAGCAGGATGTGCAGCGTGTAGAGGCGCGGGATGATCTGGTCGCCGGGGAACTCCCCGCCGAACAGCGCCCAGTGGATCCAGGTGCCGATCACCGGCACCGACAGCACGATGCCGGACAGGGTCGCGCGGATACCGGTGCCGGACAGCAGGTCGTCCGGGAGCGAATAGCCGAAGAAGCCCTCGAACATGCCCAGGATCAGCAGCAGGCCGCCGATGACCCAGTTCGCTTCACGGGGCTTGCGGAACGCGCCGGTGAAGAAGATCCGGAGCATGTGCACCATCATCGACGCGACGAAGATCAGCGCCGCCCAGTGGTGCAGCTGCCGCACGAACAGGCCGCCGCGCACGTCGAACGAGATGTCCAGCGTGGTGCGGAACGCCTGGGACATTTGCATGCCCTGCATGTTCGTGAAGCTGCCGTGGTACGTGACCTCCTGCATGGAGGGGTCGAAGAACAGCGTCAGGTACACCCCGGACAGCAGGATGACGATGAAGCTGTACAGGGCGATCTCGCCCAGCAGGAAGGACCAGTGGGTCGGGAACACCTTGTTCATCTGGTGCCGCAGGCCCTTGGCCAGCTTGTACCGCTGGTCCGCGTTGTCCGCGGCCTCGCCAAGGTGCTTCTGGAGTGCGCTCGTGCCCTTGGTCGGCGTGGTGAGTGAACTCATGACTTACGCTCCCAGAAGGCCGGTCCGATGGCCTCGTTGAAGTCGCCCTTCGCGATCAAGTATCCCTCTTCGTCAACCGTGATCGGAAGCTGCGCCAGCGGACGCGTCGCCGGGCCGAAGATGGGCTTCGCGTAGTGCAGGGCGTCGAACTGCGACTGGTGGCACGGGCAGAGGATGCGGTTCGTGCGCTGCTCGTACAGGGAGGTCGGGCAGCCGACGTGGCTGCAGATCTTCGTGTACGCGTAGTAGTCGCCGAAGTTGTAGTCCTCCTGGCCCTTGCGCTTGACCACGCGCGCGGCGTCGGTCGGGCGCAGCCGGATGAGCATGACCGGGTTGTCGACCCGCATCAGCGCCTCGGACAGCTTCTTCTCGTCGCCCTTTTCCGATTCGCGGTACGGGAAGACCGTCTCCATCGCGCCTGCGTCGAGGTCCTCGGCCTTGACCAGGGCGACGCCTTCCTTGACGTCCGCCTCGAGGTTGCCGGTGTTGCGGCGCAGATAGACCTTCTCGCCCTTGAACTGCGGCAGCCATCCGGTGTGCCAGAGGCCGTCCTTGTTCTCGGTGTCCTTCCACGGGTCCTTGATGAAGGACGCGATCGGGAGCGCCGCCACCGCGAGGCCGAGCGCGCCCGCGCCCGCGCCGGCGGTGCGCTTGATCAGCGACCGGCGGGCGATGCCGTTGCGGGTCCCGGCGTCGGCAAGGTGGGCCAGGATGGTGGCCCGGTCGACCTCGGCCGACGGGCCGTCGCTGCGCTGCTGCACCGAGGTCTCGTGCGGGACGAACTTCTTGGTGTAGAGGATCACGCCGATGCCGAGCGACAGCACCGCGAGACCGAGCGTGACGCCGAGCGCCGGGGTGTAGAGGCTGTAGGTCGAGTGCCCGGTCGGGTCGCTCGGGTCCTTGTACTCCCACCACTTCGGCCAGGCCATCACGACCACGAACGCCAGGCCGGCGAGCGCGGACAGGGCGAACCAGAACGCGACGAGGCGCTGCGCGCGCCGCTCCGCGCGGGTGCCCTCGACCGGCCACGGCTCCGGGTAGTCGACGATTTCGACGCCGTCCAGCTGACCGCCGAGCTTGAGCAGCTCGTCGCGGTCCATCTCAGCCAGCTCCGCCTCCGAGGGCGGCTTGGGCCCTTCGGCACTCATGCCTTCGATCCAATCCACAGCGTAATGCCGACGAGCGCGGCGATTCCGACGACGAAGGCGATGACGCCTTCGGAGGCGGGGCCGACCCCGCCGAGACCGTTGCCGCCCGGGTCGTTGTTGCCGTCGGACACCGACTTGACGTAGGCGATGATGTCCTTCTTCTCTTCCGCGCTGAGCTGGCGGTCGGAGAACTTCGGCATGTTCTGCGGCCCGGTGAGCATCGCGTCGTAGATCTGCTCCTCGGTGGCCGGGTCGAGCGGCGGCGCGTACTTGCCCGCCGACAGCGCGCCCCCGCGGCCGGTGAAGTTGTGGCACGAGGCGCAGTTGAGGCGGAACAGCTCGCCGCCGCGCGCCGGGTCGTTGCCGCGCAGCGCCTCGCCGCGCTCCTCCGGACGCTGCGCGCCGCCGCCGTGCGCCTGCACGTAGGCGCCGACCGCGTCGATCTCGCTCGGGGTCAGCTTCGGCGGCTTGCGGGCGATCTGCGCCTCCTGGCGCGCCGCGGGCATCCGGCCGGAGGAAGTCTGGAAGTAGACGGCCGCGTCGCCGATGCCGATGAGGCTCGGACCGCGGTCCTTGACGCCCTCGAGGTTCGCGCCGTGGCATTCGATGCAGGTGTTGTTGTAGACCTGCTCGCCCTGGCGCAGCAGCGCCGGGTCGCCCTGTGCCTGCGCGGTCTGCGGTTCCGGGGCGAAGACGGCGTACAGGGCGCCGGCCCCCACCAGGGCGACGCCGAGTGCGAGCACGCCCGCGAGGCGCCTGCGCATCTTCGAGCGCGCGCGGAACCGGCGCTCCGAGGATTTGGTGCTGGTGGTCATCTTGCGGCAACCCTTGCTGTCAGTTCAGGCCGTTTTGTGGTGGGCGGTGCGGAGATCAGGGAAGGATGTAGATCACCGCGAAGAGGCCTACCCACACGATGTCGACGAAGTGCCAGTAGTACGACACGACGATCGCCGAGGTGGCCTGCGCCGGAGTGAACTTGCTGAGCTTCGTGCGGACCAGCAGGAACACGAAGGCGATGAGCCCGCCGATCACGTGCAGGCCGTGGAAACCGGTCGCGAGGTAGAACACCGTGCCGAACGGGCCGGACGGGATCGTCAGCCCCTCCTCGACGAGGTTGTGGTACTCGTTCGCCTGCCCGGCCACGAAGATCGCGCCCATGATCAGCGTCACGATGTACCAGCGCCGCAGCCCGTAGACGTCGCCCCGCTCCGCGGCGAACACGCCGAACTGGCAGGTCAGCGACGACAGCACGAGGATCACCGTGAACGGGATCGCGTACGCGACGTTGAGGTGGAATTCCTCGCCGTGCAACGGCGGCGGCCAGGACGCCCCGGCCGGGTTCTGCGCCTTGACGGTGAAGAACATGGCGAACAGTCCGGCGAAGAACATCAGTTCGCTGGACAGCCACACGACGGTGCCGACACTGACCATGTTCGGCCGGTTCAGCGAGTGGACCCGCTGGCTGATGGTGGGAGCTGCCGTTGTCACGAATCGCATTATGTCCTCTCGTGCGGGCACCCCGCCCGCCGGGTCTGCGGCGGGTCGTGGGAGCTTCGCGTCACACCCGCGCGCGAGAGGCGGACCAGCACCGGAAGGAGCTACTCGTGAGTTGGCTGGAGAAGCTCCGTGACCTGGCGAGAAAGCCGGAAAACGCGGTTCTGGACCCGGACGCGCCCGGTCTGCGGGTCGTCGTTTCGGCGTTCGATCCGGCCGTCGCGGACTCCGCGGTGCTGGCC
Encoded here:
- a CDS encoding ubiquinol-cytochrome c reductase iron-sulfur subunit, which codes for MSAEGPKPPSEAELAEMDRDELLKLGGQLDGVEIVDYPEPWPVEGTRAERRAQRLVAFWFALSALAGLAFVVVMAWPKWWEYKDPSDPTGHSTYSLYTPALGVTLGLAVLSLGIGVILYTKKFVPHETSVQQRSDGPSAEVDRATILAHLADAGTRNGIARRSLIKRTAGAGAGALGLAVAALPIASFIKDPWKDTENKDGLWHTGWLPQFKGEKVYLRRNTGNLEADVKEGVALVKAEDLDAGAMETVFPYRESEKGDEKKLSEALMRVDNPVMLIRLRPTDAARVVKRKGQEDYNFGDYYAYTKICSHVGCPTSLYEQRTNRILCPCHQSQFDALHYAKPIFGPATRPLAQLPITVDEEGYLIAKGDFNEAIGPAFWERKS
- a CDS encoding c-type cytochrome, coding for MTTSTKSSERRFRARSKMRRRLAGVLALGVALVGAGALYAVFAPEPQTAQAQGDPALLRQGEQVYNNTCIECHGANLEGVKDRGPSLIGIGDAAVYFQTSSGRMPAARQEAQIARKPPKLTPSEIDAVGAYVQAHGGGAQRPEERGEALRGNDPARGGELFRLNCASCHNFTGRGGALSAGKYAPPLDPATEEQIYDAMLTGPQNMPKFSDRQLSAEEKKDIIAYVKSVSDGNNDPGGNGLGGVGPASEGVIAFVVGIAALVGITLWIGSKA
- a CDS encoding heme-copper oxidase subunit III — translated: MRFVTTAAPTISQRVHSLNRPNMVSVGTVVWLSSELMFFAGLFAMFFTVKAQNPAGASWPPPLHGEEFHLNVAYAIPFTVILVLSSLTCQFGVFAAERGDVYGLRRWYIVTLIMGAIFVAGQANEYHNLVEEGLTIPSGPFGTVFYLATGFHGLHVIGGLIAFVFLLVRTKLSKFTPAQATSAIVVSYYWHFVDIVWVGLFAVIYILP